From a single Nicotiana tabacum cultivar K326 chromosome 8, ASM71507v2, whole genome shotgun sequence genomic region:
- the LOC107814489 gene encoding LIM domain-containing protein WLIM1, producing MATFGGTTQKCKGCEKTVYLVDQLTADNKVYHKACFRCHHCKGTLKLSNYNSFEGVLYCRPHFDQLFKMTGSLDKSFEGAPKTVRERSADQGQSNSKVSSLFGGTQDKCVACKKTVYPLEKVAVDGTSYHRACFKCSHGGCVISPSNYVAHEHKLYCRHHHTQLFKERGNFSQMEDRDKIKGVTENTKA from the exons ATGgcgacatttggagggacaacacAGAAGTGTAAGGGTTGTGAGAAAACAGTGTACTTGGTGGATCAGCTTACTGCTGACAATAAGGTCTATCATAAAGCTTGTTTCAGATGCCACCATTGCAAGGGTACTCTCAAG CTGAGTAATTATAACTCGTTTGAAGGAGTATTGTACTGTCGGCCTCACTTCGATCAACTATTCAAAATGACAGGAAGCCTGGATAAGAGTTTTGAAG gGGCTCCAAAAACAGTCAGGGAACGATCCGCTGATCAG GGACAATCAAACAGTAAGGTTTCGAGTTTGTTTGGCGGAACTCAAGATAAATGTGTTGCTTGCAAGAAAACTGTCTACCCcctggaaaag GTAGCAGTGGATGGAACTTCATACCACAGGGCTTGTTTCAAATGTAGCCATGGGGGATGTGTGATCAGTCCATCAAACTATGTAGCTCATGAACATAAGCTATACTGTAGGCACCATCACACTCAACTCTTCAAGGAGAGAGGTAACTTCAGCCAGATGGAAGATCGTGACAAAATTAAAGGGGTGACTGAGAACACAAAAGCGTGA